The stretch of DNA TCAGAAAACTCCGGCGGTGAAAATTGAACACAAAAAAACCGATCAAACGCATCTGGCCTTGGGTAATCGGGCATATAAAAGTAATCATAAGGATAGATTCGTGTTGTCGTTGCTTTCCATTATCTTGGGGGGCAATATGAGTAGCCGGCTTTTCATCGAGGTGCGTGAGAGAAGGGGTTTGGCCTATCGCATCAAATCCAATACGGAAACCTATGACGATTGCGGCTATTTTGTGACGCAAGCGGGCGTGGACCATGGGAAATTGGAAATGGCGGTGGGGGTGATTCTGGAAGAATACCGGAAAATAGCCACCCAAAAAATTGAGGAAAAGGAGTTGCAAAAAGCCAAGGATTTTCTGAAAGGTTCGGCGGTGATGCATTTGGAGTCCTCCGACGAGGTGGCGATGTTTTTCATCGAGCAAGCCTTGAACAAGAAAAAGATTATGACTTTGGAAGAACTGTTTGCTAAAATTGACCGAGTGACTACTAAGGATATATTGCGGGTGGCGCAAGAAGTGTTAAGAGAAGAAACGCTTAATCTGGCTGTGATTGGTCCGCATAAAAACGAGGCTAAGCTGAAAGTGTTATTGAAATACTAATATGTTCCACCTTTCTTTTCCCAAAAGAAAGGTGGAGGAAAGAAAAAGGCCGCAAAACTACATACCAAGACAAATTTTCTATTTCTGAGCTAAAATTTCTGAAGACCATAAAAAAATCCGGCGAGAAATTTTTACGCTCATAAATTTCAATTTGTAACTTGCTATTTCGTTGATGCGGGGAATTTTTAAAACTTAAGTGTGGAGAAG from Patescibacteria group bacterium encodes:
- a CDS encoding insulinase family protein — translated: QKTPAVKIEHKKTDQTHLALGNRAYKSNHKDRFVLSLLSIILGGNMSSRLFIEVRERRGLAYRIKSNTETYDDCGYFVTQAGVDHGKLEMAVGVILEEYRKIATQKIEEKELQKAKDFLKGSAVMHLESSDEVAMFFIEQALNKKKIMTLEELFAKIDRVTTKDILRVAQEVLREETLNLAVIGPHKNEAKLKVLLKY